In Dehalococcoidia bacterium, one DNA window encodes the following:
- a CDS encoding deoxyribonuclease IV, with translation MRLGLHVSTAGGLDKAIDRGQAMGAETIQIFGSAPQMWRRRAIPDEEVALFREKRAAAGIDPVFLHAVYLINFAADNPDHLVKGKASIIADLELCGRIGAAGSILHLGSHHGAGLDAVFPQVIAVTAEVMASCPAGCWLILENSAGMGGSVGAKFSELGRVIREAGDGRIKVCLDTQHAFAMGYDVATRDGLEATLDEFEREIGLARLVAVHANDSKTPLGGVRDRHENIGEGRIGREGFLNIMSHPAFRDLPFILEIPGFANQGPDKENLDILKSIRAEALGNGG, from the coding sequence ATGAGACTGGGACTGCACGTATCGACTGCGGGCGGGCTGGACAAGGCCATCGACCGCGGGCAGGCGATGGGCGCCGAAACCATCCAGATCTTCGGGTCGGCGCCCCAGATGTGGCGTCGCCGCGCGATACCCGACGAGGAGGTCGCGCTCTTCCGCGAGAAGCGGGCGGCCGCCGGCATCGACCCCGTCTTCCTGCACGCCGTCTATCTCATCAACTTCGCCGCCGATAACCCCGATCATCTGGTCAAGGGGAAGGCGTCGATCATCGCCGATCTTGAGCTGTGCGGGCGCATCGGCGCGGCGGGCAGCATCCTGCATCTGGGGAGCCATCACGGCGCGGGGCTCGACGCCGTGTTCCCGCAGGTCATCGCGGTCACCGCCGAGGTCATGGCGAGCTGCCCGGCCGGCTGCTGGCTAATTCTGGAGAACAGCGCCGGCATGGGTGGAAGCGTGGGCGCGAAATTCTCAGAGCTGGGGCGGGTTATCCGCGAGGCCGGAGACGGGCGCATCAAGGTCTGCCTCGACACGCAGCACGCCTTCGCGATGGGCTACGACGTGGCGACCCGCGACGGGCTGGAGGCAACGCTGGACGAGTTCGAACGCGAGATCGGGCTGGCGCGGCTGGTGGCGGTGCACGCCAACGATTCGAAAACGCCGTTGGGGGGGGTCCGCGACCGGCACGAGAACATCGGGGAGGGACGCATCGGGCGCGAGGGCTTCCTGAACATAATGTCGCACCCCGCGTTCCGTGATCTGCCGTTCATCCTGGAGATACCGGGGTTCGCGAACCAGGGGCCGGACAAGGAGAACCTCGACATCCTGAAGTCGATACGCGCTGAGGCGCTGGGGAACGGCGGGTAG
- a CDS encoding cupin domain-containing protein produces the protein MKVQDYRDVTAREELPGVTLRVVISEEDGAPNFIMRVFEVQPGASTPWHTHDWEHEVFVLAGEGQAVSAGGRTPIEPGSVVFVAPNEQHQFVNAGSDVLRFICCIPRKA, from the coding sequence ATGAAGGTCCAGGACTACCGCGACGTCACGGCCCGCGAGGAGCTGCCCGGCGTCACCCTTCGCGTCGTCATCTCGGAAGAAGACGGCGCGCCCAACTTCATTATGCGCGTCTTCGAGGTGCAGCCCGGGGCATCGACCCCCTGGCATACACATGATTGGGAGCACGAAGTGTTCGTGCTGGCCGGCGAGGGCCAGGCCGTCTCAGCCGGGGGCAGGACGCCTATCGAGCCCGGCTCCGTCGTCTTCGTCGCCCCCAACGAGCAACACCAGTTCGTCAATGCCGGCTCCGACGTTCTTCGCTTCATCTGCTGCATCCCGCGGAAAGCGTGA
- a CDS encoding prolyl oligopeptidase family serine peptidase yields MSGELIRIETERGPISCLYHRGKQGGGAVIWVGGTDGGFDGPADSIYADLAEDLVEDGIGSLRLDFRRRDAPGIVSEGVYDVLAGVALLKNKGVGRIGLVGHSFGGAVVITAAALSPDVSAVVTLSTQTAGTAPAPRVAPRPLLLVHGELDRRLPPACSEYVYERAGEPKELVILPGAKHSLRQRRRELRELLRAWLREKVGATGGTV; encoded by the coding sequence ATGAGCGGCGAGCTTATCCGCATCGAAACCGAGCGCGGCCCCATCTCCTGTCTCTACCACCGCGGCAAGCAGGGCGGCGGAGCCGTCATCTGGGTCGGCGGCACCGACGGCGGCTTCGACGGCCCGGCAGACTCCATATACGCCGACCTCGCCGAAGACCTTGTGGAAGACGGGATCGGCTCGCTGCGCCTCGATTTCCGGCGCCGCGACGCGCCCGGCATCGTCTCCGAGGGCGTGTACGACGTGCTGGCGGGCGTTGCCCTCCTCAAGAACAAAGGCGTGGGCAGGATCGGGCTCGTCGGCCATTCTTTCGGCGGCGCCGTCGTCATAACAGCCGCCGCCCTCTCCCCCGACGTGAGCGCCGTCGTCACCCTCAGCACCCAGACGGCGGGCACCGCGCCCGCGCCGCGGGTGGCGCCGCGTCCCCTCCTCCTCGTTCACGGCGAACTCGACAGGCGCCTGCCGCCCGCCTGCTCCGAATACGTATACGAGCGCGCCGGCGAACCCAAAGAACTGGTCATCCTGCCCGGCGCCAAGCACAGCCTCCGCCAGCGTCGCCGCGAGCTGCGCGAGCTACTTCGAGCGTGGCTGCGGGAGAAAGTGGGCGCGACGGGGGGTACGGTATAA
- a CDS encoding hydroxyacid dehydrogenase, which yields MREWPRTKVVLFEVQPWERQFLPPETPRLDLTAVPELLTSATLAQARDAEVVSVFIRSQITRTVLSELPRLRLIATRSTGYDHIDLQACDERGVTVSNVPSYGENTVAEHTFALILALSRNTHRAYQRTVQGNFALEGLEGFDLKGKTLGVVGAGNIGLHVIRIAKGFAMEVLSYDVRQDHLLSEVLGFQYVPLEELLRRSDIVTLHAPLMRETYHLMNERTLRMMKRGALLINTARGALVDTNALIQALDQGIVGGAGLDVLEGEELIQEESQLLTDGVAEDKLRVLLQNHILMRRPNVVITPHIGFFSREALQRIIEATIENVEAWLDGSPRNVVNRPQPAGEAAASGS from the coding sequence ATGCGCGAGTGGCCGCGGACCAAGGTCGTTCTCTTTGAGGTGCAGCCCTGGGAGAGGCAGTTTTTGCCGCCGGAGACTCCGCGCCTCGATCTTACGGCTGTCCCCGAACTCCTTACGTCGGCAACACTGGCGCAAGCGCGCGACGCGGAGGTAGTCTCCGTCTTCATTCGCTCCCAGATCACCCGAACCGTACTTTCTGAGCTGCCCCGGCTCAGGCTCATCGCCACCCGCAGCACCGGCTACGACCACATCGATTTGCAGGCCTGCGACGAGCGGGGAGTTACCGTCTCCAACGTCCCCTCCTACGGCGAGAACACCGTCGCCGAGCACACCTTCGCCCTCATCCTCGCCCTCTCACGCAACACACACCGCGCGTACCAGCGCACTGTGCAGGGCAACTTCGCGCTCGAAGGGCTGGAGGGCTTCGATCTGAAGGGGAAGACTCTGGGCGTCGTCGGCGCGGGCAACATTGGGCTGCACGTGATCCGAATCGCCAAGGGCTTCGCGATGGAGGTGCTTTCCTACGACGTGCGCCAGGACCACCTGCTGTCGGAAGTCCTGGGCTTCCAGTACGTCCCGCTCGAAGAGCTACTGCGGCGCTCCGACATCGTGACTCTGCACGCCCCCTTGATGCGGGAGACGTACCACCTCATGAATGAGCGCACGCTGCGGATGATGAAGCGCGGCGCCCTGCTCATCAACACCGCCCGCGGCGCTCTCGTCGACACGAATGCCCTGATCCAGGCGCTGGACCAGGGCATTGTGGGCGGAGCAGGGCTCGACGTCCTCGAGGGCGAGGAGCTCATCCAGGAGGAGAGCCAGCTACTCACCGATGGGGTCGCTGAGGACAAGCTGAGGGTGCTGCTTCAGAACCACATCCTCATGCGGCGCCCCAACGTTGTGATAACGCCGCACATCGGCTTCTTCAGCCGCGAGGCGCTGCAGCGAATCATCGAGGCGACGATCGAGAACGTCGAAGCGTGGCTCGACGGCAGCCCGCGCAACGTTGTTAACCGTCCGCAGCCGGCCGGCGAGGCCGCCGCTAGCGGATCCTGA
- a CDS encoding acyl-CoA dehydrogenase family protein: protein MADFGLNEEERMVQQLAHEFAVKEIRPRAQYYDEHEELPRDIMLKANQLGLSAGMMAGGSALTSVLITEELSWGDGGVALSISSSGLALAAIMAMGTDEQKKEWVPKCLSTETELRLGAYCLTEPEAGSDVANISTTAVRDGDDYVLNGTKRFITNGGIADVHVVFATEDKSKKWGGLCAFAIEKGTPGLSMGTVWKKMGIRASHTADVVLDDCRVPARNRLGPPPGAAPGTGGGSGALGALNALERTRPMIGCFALGIGRAAFEYALDYSKERVQFGRPLIMNQAIAFKLADMAIELDAARLLIWRAAWMSHAGVPFWRAEGSMAKAYPSDVAMRTTVDAVQILGGYGYVSEFPVEKWMRDAKIFQIFEGANEIQRIVIARAISGGVRIR from the coding sequence ATGGCCGACTTCGGACTGAACGAAGAAGAGCGGATGGTCCAGCAGCTGGCGCACGAGTTCGCGGTGAAGGAGATACGGCCGCGGGCGCAGTACTACGACGAGCACGAGGAACTGCCGCGCGACATCATGCTCAAGGCGAACCAGCTTGGCCTCTCAGCAGGGATGATGGCCGGCGGCTCGGCGCTGACGTCGGTGCTGATAACGGAGGAGCTTTCGTGGGGCGACGGCGGCGTCGCTCTCTCCATCTCCTCCAGCGGTCTGGCTCTCGCCGCCATCATGGCGATGGGCACTGACGAGCAGAAAAAGGAATGGGTGCCGAAGTGCCTGAGCACGGAGACCGAGCTGCGTTTGGGAGCCTACTGCCTGACTGAACCGGAGGCGGGCTCAGACGTGGCGAACATCTCGACGACGGCGGTGCGTGACGGCGACGACTACGTCCTCAACGGCACAAAGCGGTTCATTACCAACGGCGGCATAGCTGACGTGCATGTCGTTTTCGCGACGGAAGACAAGAGCAAGAAGTGGGGCGGCTTGTGCGCTTTCGCCATCGAAAAGGGGACGCCCGGACTGTCCATGGGGACGGTGTGGAAGAAGATGGGTATCCGCGCTTCCCATACCGCCGACGTGGTGCTCGACGACTGCCGCGTTCCGGCACGTAATCGCCTCGGCCCTCCGCCGGGCGCTGCCCCCGGCACGGGCGGTGGAAGCGGCGCTTTGGGGGCGCTCAATGCCCTCGAGCGCACGCGCCCCATGATCGGCTGCTTCGCACTCGGCATCGGCCGGGCCGCGTTCGAGTACGCGCTTGACTACTCGAAAGAGCGGGTGCAGTTCGGGCGGCCGCTGATCATGAACCAGGCGATCGCCTTCAAGCTGGCGGACATGGCGATCGAGCTCGACGCCGCGCGTCTTCTGATATGGCGCGCCGCCTGGATGTCGCACGCAGGCGTTCCTTTCTGGCGGGCAGAGGGCAGCATGGCAAAGGCGTACCCGTCGGATGTCGCCATGCGGACGACGGTGGACGCGGTGCAGATCCTTGGCGGGTACGGCTACGTGAGCGAGTTCCCTGTCGAGAAGTGGATGCGCGACGCCAAGATATTCCAGATATTCGAGGGAGCGAATGAGATCCAGCGGATCGTGATTGCCCGCGCCATCAGCGGCGGCGTCAGGATCCGCTAG
- the dut gene encoding dUTP diphosphatase: MQVEKLLKVKRLRPHARLPERATAGSSGFDLYACIDDPGYVIVGRHPVRVGTGIAIEFPPGFDVQVRPRSGLSAKGVGVTFGTIDSDYRGEVLVTMYVFGETEEHRINHGDRIAQLVVTRLADLPLAEVPELSVTARGDGGHGSTGH; this comes from the coding sequence ATGCAAGTAGAGAAGCTTCTCAAGGTCAAACGGCTGCGACCGCACGCCCGGCTGCCGGAACGCGCTACCGCCGGCTCCTCAGGCTTCGACCTCTACGCCTGCATCGATGACCCCGGTTACGTTATCGTTGGACGCCACCCGGTGCGCGTCGGAACCGGCATCGCCATCGAGTTCCCGCCCGGCTTCGACGTGCAGGTACGCCCTCGCTCCGGGCTGTCGGCAAAAGGTGTCGGCGTCACCTTCGGCACCATCGATAGCGACTACCGCGGGGAAGTGCTGGTGACGATGTACGTCTTCGGCGAAACTGAAGAGCACCGCATAAACCACGGCGACCGCATCGCACAGCTTGTGGTCACGCGCCTCGCCGACCTGCCGCTGGCGGAGGTGCCGGAGCTGAGCGTCACCGCCCGCGGCGACGGCGGCCACGGCTCCACCGGCCACTGA
- a CDS encoding NADH-quinone oxidoreductase subunit N, translating to MDNIDLLGPELALIAAAGLVVLADLVLRDKRWLPWLGLTGVLASVVWTLTFVLRDRQAEAFAGALSVDDFSIFFLFLFAGIAAVVILSSIDYVQKFERYQGEYYALILASAAGLMLLAGTRDLIAIFVALELTSISQYVLAAFLRDRRSTEAGLKYILLGAISSAVILYGMAFLFGLSGTTKLTGAEGEPSIAATVAAADSDIRAALIMSMVFLAVGFAFKMAIVPFQMWVPDVYEGAPTPVAAYLSVGSKAAAFAVVLRVFYEGLGGDFISGDWSMLFAVLAAISMTVGNIIALVQTNIKRLLGYSSIAQAGNFMVGMAAISAAGNMALGASGVVFFLAAYALTNLGAFVAVIIISNKIGSDQIDDYGGLFRRAPLLGFALAFCLVSLTGLPPTAGFVAKVYIFNTAVQSDLVWLVVVAVLNTVIAAFYYLRVVSQIFLAPAPSEEGIPTPWPASISLAAVTLGVAIVGVVPTPLISASETAVRIFS from the coding sequence GTGGACAACATAGACCTCCTGGGCCCTGAGCTGGCGCTCATCGCCGCTGCCGGTCTGGTGGTGCTGGCCGACCTCGTCCTGCGCGACAAGCGCTGGCTGCCGTGGCTCGGTCTGACGGGAGTCCTCGCATCGGTTGTGTGGACGCTCACCTTCGTCCTGCGCGACCGGCAGGCGGAAGCGTTCGCCGGGGCGCTGTCGGTGGACGACTTCAGCATCTTCTTCCTTTTCCTGTTCGCCGGGATTGCCGCCGTCGTCATCCTGTCATCTATCGACTACGTGCAGAAGTTCGAGCGCTACCAGGGCGAATACTACGCGCTGATATTGGCTTCGGCGGCGGGCCTGATGCTCCTGGCGGGAACGCGCGACCTCATCGCCATTTTCGTGGCCCTCGAGCTGACGAGCATCTCGCAGTACGTGCTCGCCGCGTTCCTGCGCGACCGGCGGTCGACGGAAGCGGGCCTGAAGTACATCCTGCTGGGCGCGATAAGCTCCGCCGTCATCCTCTACGGCATGGCGTTCCTGTTCGGCCTATCGGGGACGACGAAGCTGACGGGCGCCGAGGGCGAGCCCAGCATCGCGGCGACGGTGGCGGCGGCGGACTCGGACATCCGGGCGGCGCTCATCATGTCGATGGTGTTTCTCGCCGTCGGCTTCGCCTTCAAGATGGCGATTGTGCCGTTCCAGATGTGGGTGCCCGACGTGTACGAAGGGGCGCCGACGCCGGTGGCCGCTTACCTCTCCGTAGGCAGCAAGGCGGCGGCGTTCGCGGTGGTGCTGCGCGTGTTCTACGAGGGGCTGGGTGGCGACTTCATCAGCGGCGACTGGTCGATGCTATTTGCGGTGCTGGCGGCGATATCGATGACGGTGGGCAATATCATTGCCCTCGTGCAGACGAACATCAAACGTCTGCTCGGTTACAGCTCCATCGCCCAGGCGGGGAACTTCATGGTGGGCATGGCGGCGATATCGGCAGCAGGCAACATGGCGCTGGGCGCGAGCGGCGTCGTCTTCTTCCTTGCGGCGTACGCCCTGACCAACCTGGGCGCCTTCGTTGCCGTCATCATCATCTCGAACAAGATCGGCAGCGACCAGATCGACGACTACGGCGGCCTCTTCCGGCGGGCGCCGCTTCTGGGCTTTGCGCTGGCGTTCTGCCTGGTGTCGCTGACGGGCCTGCCGCCGACCGCGGGCTTCGTCGCCAAGGTGTACATCTTCAACACCGCCGTCCAGAGCGACCTCGTCTGGCTGGTGGTGGTCGCCGTGCTCAACACGGTGATAGCGGCGTTCTACTACCTGCGGGTCGTGAGCCAGATATTCCTCGCGCCGGCGCCCAGCGAGGAAGGCATCCCGACGCCTTGGCCGGCAAGCATTTCACTGGCTGCCGTCACTCTGGGTGTCGCGATAGTGGGCGTAGTCCCGACGCCGCTCATCTCGGCGAGCGAGACGGCGGTGCGCATTTTCTCCTAG
- a CDS encoding NADH-quinone oxidoreductase subunit M, producing MLTFIVFFPVLGALAIAFLPRQQEQRAKQMAAVVATIVFVVSLAAFALFDRDASGFQFTEQIRWIRAGSAGFDIQYFLGVDGLGLVMVILTTFLFVLAVLISWNIDLRPKEYFAWMLVLETGVLGVFTSLDLILFFLFWEVELVPMYMLISIWGTGRKEYSAIKFVLYTIAGSALMLVGILVLAFSADPQSFDMTVLMEADIRDTLLPLPAIFFLIFAAFAIKLPVFPFHTWLPDAHTDAPTAVSVILAGVLLKMGGYGMIRICVSILPEVAKDYGVWLAAFAAISVIYGALVTLRQTDLKRLIAYSSVSHMGYVLLGIAAFGQVALTGAALQMFTHGTITGLLFVMVGLVYNRTHTRDIAVLRGLAHHMPVIATVMVIAGLASLGLPSMSGFVAEAMVFLGSVKAFAPATIFAVVGIVLTAGYILWMVERVFFGPKTEEWAELGDASSWWEHIPMAALVAVIIGVGVYPSAIVDVLDMGIEPIIARLG from the coding sequence TTGCTTACATTCATCGTCTTCTTTCCGGTCCTGGGGGCGCTGGCGATTGCCTTCCTGCCGCGACAGCAGGAGCAGCGGGCGAAGCAGATGGCGGCAGTGGTCGCGACCATCGTTTTTGTGGTCTCGCTGGCCGCCTTCGCCCTGTTTGACCGCGACGCCTCCGGCTTCCAGTTCACCGAGCAGATCCGCTGGATAAGGGCGGGCAGCGCCGGCTTCGACATCCAATACTTCCTCGGCGTCGACGGCCTGGGGCTGGTGATGGTCATCCTCACCACCTTCCTCTTCGTGCTGGCGGTGCTCATCTCGTGGAACATAGACCTCCGGCCGAAAGAGTACTTCGCGTGGATGCTCGTCCTCGAGACGGGCGTGCTGGGGGTGTTCACCTCGCTCGACCTCATACTGTTCTTCCTCTTCTGGGAAGTCGAGCTGGTGCCCATGTACATGCTGATATCGATATGGGGCACCGGCCGCAAGGAATACTCCGCAATCAAGTTCGTGCTCTACACGATCGCCGGCAGCGCGCTGATGCTCGTCGGCATACTGGTGCTCGCCTTCTCCGCCGACCCGCAGAGCTTCGATATGACGGTGCTGATGGAGGCGGACATCCGCGACACGCTCCTGCCGCTGCCCGCGATCTTCTTCCTGATTTTCGCCGCCTTCGCCATCAAGCTGCCCGTGTTCCCGTTCCACACCTGGCTGCCCGACGCCCATACGGACGCGCCGACCGCGGTCAGCGTGATACTGGCAGGTGTGCTGCTGAAGATGGGCGGCTACGGGATGATACGCATCTGTGTGAGCATCCTGCCGGAAGTCGCGAAGGACTACGGCGTCTGGCTGGCGGCGTTCGCCGCGATAAGCGTGATCTACGGCGCGCTGGTCACCCTCCGCCAGACCGACCTCAAGCGGCTCATCGCTTATAGCAGCGTGAGCCATATGGGCTACGTGTTGCTCGGCATCGCCGCTTTCGGGCAGGTGGCGCTGACTGGCGCCGCGTTGCAGATGTTCACGCACGGCACGATTACCGGCCTCCTCTTCGTGATGGTGGGGCTGGTGTACAACCGGACTCATACCCGCGATATCGCGGTGCTAAGGGGGCTAGCTCATCACATGCCCGTGATCGCGACGGTGATGGTGATCGCGGGCCTCGCCTCTCTGGGGTTGCCGAGCATGTCCGGCTTCGTCGCGGAAGCGATGGTGTTCCTAGGGAGCGTGAAAGCGTTCGCGCCCGCCACTATCTTTGCCGTCGTGGGCATCGTGCTCACCGCCGGCTACATCTTGTGGATGGTGGAGCGCGTGTTCTTTGGTCCGAAGACCGAGGAGTGGGCGGAGCTGGGAGACGCCTCGAGCTGGTGGGAGCATATACCGATGGCGGCGCTGGTCGCGGTGATCATCGGTGTGGGCGTCTACCCGTCCGCCATCGTCGACGTTCTGGACATGGGCATCGAGCCCATAATCGCGAGACTGGGGTAA
- the nuoL gene encoding NADH-quinone oxidoreductase subunit L, with product MLPTIPEGAVWAIFFLPLASFVIIPLFLPARSKAAGYVTIAAIGAGFVLSLWALDSVIQSDGGDLGFGPHKWLEVGALTVNVGITVDGLTGVMLIVVTGVSLMVQVYSQGYMAGDGGYSRYFTYMSLFTAAMLGLVLADNLLFVFVFWEMVGLCSYLLIGFWFHKPSAAAAAKKAFIVTRFGDLGFMGAILLIFAKSGTFDIGEIQHLAITGALSSGVITVFALGLLAGAAGKSAQFPLHVWLPDAMEGPTPVSALIHAATMVAAGVYLVGRMFPVFEASDDARLAVATVGGITALIAATMGVVMTDIKRVLAYSTISQLGYMMMALGVGAYVAAIFHLMNHAFFKALLFLGSGSVNHATNTFDMRKMGGLARFMPITFATFTIAGLSLAGVFPFAGFWSKDEILGDSWGENKALFFLAMFVVFLTSFYIFRAIFMTFSGEYRGGEEPEGGHAAHGESHGPHESPWVMAVPLLVLAVPSVLSGFANISDGISHLLRGALPEELHELHEAAFSMPIALGSTALALLGIWSAWMIYGARVVSAEALRKAFGPVHTLVVNKYYLDHLYENIIVGKVLYGGIGFVLATFDKYVVDGAVNGVAQLARRGGATLRLAQAGQLQGYAVVAIAGLLFIIGTIIVVNG from the coding sequence ATGCTGCCGACGATTCCTGAAGGGGCGGTCTGGGCGATCTTCTTCCTGCCCCTGGCATCGTTTGTAATCATACCTTTGTTCCTGCCGGCGCGCTCGAAGGCGGCGGGCTACGTGACCATCGCCGCCATAGGCGCCGGCTTTGTGCTTTCGCTGTGGGCGCTGGACAGCGTGATCCAGTCAGACGGCGGCGACCTCGGGTTCGGGCCGCACAAGTGGCTGGAAGTGGGGGCGCTAACCGTCAATGTGGGCATCACCGTTGACGGCCTCACCGGCGTCATGCTCATCGTCGTTACCGGCGTCTCGCTGATGGTGCAGGTGTACTCGCAGGGGTACATGGCCGGCGATGGCGGCTACTCGCGTTACTTCACCTACATGTCGCTGTTCACGGCGGCGATGCTCGGGCTCGTCCTCGCCGACAACCTGCTGTTCGTGTTTGTGTTCTGGGAGATGGTCGGGCTGTGCTCGTACCTGCTGATCGGGTTCTGGTTCCACAAGCCGTCGGCGGCCGCCGCCGCGAAGAAAGCGTTTATCGTCACCCGCTTCGGCGACCTCGGTTTCATGGGGGCGATACTGCTCATCTTCGCCAAGTCGGGCACGTTTGACATCGGTGAGATCCAGCACCTGGCGATAACGGGTGCCCTCAGCTCAGGGGTGATAACCGTGTTCGCACTGGGGCTGCTGGCGGGCGCGGCCGGCAAGTCGGCGCAGTTCCCGCTGCACGTGTGGTTGCCGGATGCGATGGAAGGTCCGACGCCCGTGTCCGCCCTCATCCATGCCGCGACGATGGTGGCGGCCGGCGTCTATCTCGTCGGTCGCATGTTCCCGGTGTTCGAGGCGTCGGACGACGCGCGGCTGGCGGTCGCGACAGTCGGCGGCATCACCGCCCTCATCGCAGCGACGATGGGCGTGGTGATGACGGACATCAAGCGCGTCCTCGCCTACTCAACAATCAGCCAGCTCGGGTACATGATGATGGCGCTCGGCGTCGGCGCCTACGTGGCGGCTATCTTCCACCTGATGAACCACGCCTTCTTCAAGGCGCTCCTCTTCCTCGGGTCGGGCAGCGTCAACCACGCGACGAACACCTTCGACATGCGGAAGATGGGCGGCCTGGCCCGTTTCATGCCCATCACGTTCGCGACCTTCACCATCGCCGGGCTGAGCCTGGCGGGCGTGTTCCCTTTCGCCGGGTTCTGGAGCAAGGACGAGATACTCGGCGACTCCTGGGGCGAGAATAAGGCCCTTTTCTTCCTGGCGATGTTTGTGGTCTTCCTGACCTCATTCTACATATTCCGGGCGATATTCATGACGTTCTCCGGCGAGTACCGAGGGGGCGAGGAGCCGGAGGGGGGCCACGCGGCGCACGGCGAATCGCACGGGCCGCACGAGTCTCCGTGGGTGATGGCGGTTCCCCTGCTGGTACTGGCGGTGCCCTCAGTGCTCTCCGGCTTCGCGAACATCAGCGACGGCATAAGCCATTTGTTGCGAGGGGCGCTGCCCGAAGAGCTGCACGAGCTCCACGAGGCGGCGTTCAGCATGCCCATCGCGCTCGGGTCGACGGCGCTGGCGCTGCTCGGCATCTGGAGCGCCTGGATGATCTATGGGGCGCGAGTCGTGTCGGCAGAAGCGCTGCGCAAGGCGTTCGGGCCGGTGCACACGCTCGTCGTCAACAAGTACTACCTGGACCACCTTTACGAGAACATCATCGTAGGGAAGGTGCTGTACGGAGGCATCGGCTTCGTACTTGCCACGTTTGACAAGTACGTCGTCGACGGGGCCGTGAACGGGGTGGCGCAGCTCGCGCGACGCGGCGGCGCGACGCTCAGGCTGGCGCAAGCGGGTCAGTTGCAGGGCTACGCGGTGGTCGCGATCGCCGGCCTGCTCTTCATCATCGGGACGATCATCGTCGTGAACGGCTAG
- the nuoK gene encoding NADH-quinone oxidoreductase subunit NuoK, whose amino-acid sequence MSVGLEHYLVVGAILFGIGLFLALGKRNAIGILMGIELMLNAVNVTLVSFSRFADSPRPIDGQVFAVFVITMAAAEAAVALALAVAIYRSRETISVDRINLLRW is encoded by the coding sequence ATGTCGGTAGGGCTCGAGCATTACCTGGTTGTCGGGGCGATCCTCTTTGGGATCGGTCTCTTCCTGGCGCTCGGCAAGCGGAACGCTATCGGCATCCTCATGGGCATCGAGCTCATGCTGAATGCGGTGAACGTTACCCTCGTGTCTTTCTCGCGTTTCGCGGACTCGCCGCGGCCCATCGACGGCCAGGTGTTCGCCGTGTTCGTGATCACGATGGCGGCGGCAGAGGCGGCGGTCGCGCTGGCGCTCGCGGTCGCTATCTACCGCAGCCGCGAGACGATAAGCGTCGACCGCATAAACCTGCTGAGGTGGTGA
- a CDS encoding NADH-quinone oxidoreductase subunit J, with product MDEPGVVIAFWGLAAITVGSALMVAIVRNLVHAVLFLVLTLVGVAGLYITLSADFVAMVQILIYAGAIAVLMIFAIMLTPRTARDNSETLFRLPAIVLGGLVAATIGLIAVSTEWSEALDGPFPATATLLGEALLDPFVLPFEIASLVLVVAMIGAIVLVRED from the coding sequence GTGGACGAACCGGGAGTCGTAATCGCGTTCTGGGGACTGGCGGCGATCACCGTCGGCTCCGCGCTGATGGTCGCCATCGTGCGCAACCTGGTGCACGCGGTGCTCTTCCTGGTGTTGACGCTCGTTGGCGTCGCCGGGCTCTACATAACCCTCTCGGCTGACTTCGTGGCGATGGTGCAGATACTGATCTACGCCGGGGCCATCGCCGTGCTGATGATATTCGCCATCATGCTGACGCCGCGGACGGCGCGCGACAATAGCGAGACGCTCTTCAGGCTGCCCGCCATCGTGCTGGGCGGTCTGGTGGCGGCGACGATCGGGCTCATTGCGGTGAGCACAGAGTGGAGCGAGGCGCTCGATGGGCCCTTCCCGGCGACCGCGACGCTTTTGGGCGAGGCGCTTCTCGATCCCTTCGTGCTGCCGTTCGAGATCGCGTCGCTGGTGCTGGTCGTGGCGATGATCGGCGCCATCGTGCTGGTGCGGGAGGACTGA